The genome window CTTgtgctttcaatttttttttttttttttcctttcttttcttatcttaTAAAACCACAAATTCCCCAAGTTGGCTTGTGTGTTTCTTGGCTAGTCTCTATCTTTCGCTTTCTCTCTCTGGCTAGGTTCAAAGGCAGAGCAATTCAGCTGCCACGGTAATTATTGGTTTTGATATTAGAAAACCAGGGGTCCCTTCCAAACTGCTGTTGGTTTTGCCTTTAGTCTTGCACCACATCTCTTTCCGCACATCCCCATCTCTCTCATTATATAGGAAAGATCTCTTCGACACTTCAACACCATCAAAGCTAAATATCCCCTCTTTccctataaaaacaaaaaaaaaaacaaaacaaaaaaaaggttctaacTTCCCATTTCCAATTTGTTCACTTAGTTTCCAATTCAAAGTCAGGAAGAAATATGAGTTCAACAAGCAGAGCTTGGACAGTGGAGGCAATGAAAGACCAAGGGATTTGCAGGTGGGGCAATGCACTAGGGTCACTGCAACAGCATGCCAAGAACAGTGTGGGATCATATTCTCAGGCCAAGAAGCTCTCTACTCCGTCTTCTTCTGCTATATCTAAGAAGTATAAATGTGATAATACGAAAGAGTCAGAGGAGTCACTGAGAAAAGTAATGTATTTGAGCTGCTGGGGTCCTAATTGAGGCGCTCCTAGTATTGTTTGTAAATATactgcaatattttttttatttaaatacacGGCCTACGACATATATCTTCTACTTTATGATGAGAATATGTACGAAATTCCCAAATCTGTGAGttgcaaaaatagagaaaaaaaaaaatcacatgcaaGACAATACTTACGTGGTTCGACAATTTTcctacatccacggagttgTAACAATTTCGCTCAAAAAACCCTAATATTGTTACAGTGTTCTACTAAAAGTAGTATTTAAACTCAGAAGTTTTGGAAATCTATCGAAATGATCTTGGACATTTTTTCAAACTGAGGTCAATTCTGCCAGAAAGTGCAAAGACAAAGGAGAATGTGGCATTAGTACAACTACAATGCAAGAAGTAAATTACCAACACCCTAATCACAACAATGCAAGCTAGAGAACTAAGAAAGCGAAAGCAGAAATTCCTTATTACATTCGATTGCATTAAAAGTGGTAGATCACAATCAGAAAAcacaagaaaacaacaaagacaACCTTCAACTATTGCTGAAAATTAGGCGAGACAAGGCTTTCTACACATTTGTATCTGCATAAAACATCTCCTGAATGCCATCCACCTCAAAATTCATGCACGTCCCATTCTTAGGATTACACAGAACCGGCTCCTTCTAATTTGTTTCCATCAAAATCTTGGAATTCTGCCACATAGTCACAAACACACCAGCCTGACCACATAACATAACACGGATCTTCGACTAAAATCTTAGTCCACTACTCTCCCACTCCGTACTCCTTCATTACCAAAAGGTCGACGCCTTGTACCCTCCACAAGATCCATCGAACAAAGGTGGTTTCAGGAACGGGCATGTTGTCCCTAAATGTGTCAGTTTCTAAATCTGTAGCACCAATGACAAACTCACCTCCACCACAAAGCTTGAATATCCATTGAACAGCTTCATTGAGAGGTATCCCTGAGCGGACTGAAGACCTCGCAACCTCAGATGttattaagttttgaatttaaattctcCTAACActtttcaattaataatataacTACTTAATCTTTTCTATAACATAGTCAATCTTAAATaagattttatcaaataaaGAACGCCAAGGTGTGagtaacataaacaaaaaataaatccccTAACActtttaaattgataatatgACGAATTTCCTTAAGCTTTCTTATAACATAGTCAATCttaaattagattttatcaaataaaGAACACCAAGGTGAGCAAcatgccaaaataaaaaaataaaaaataaaaagtttgatttcttCAAGAAttaagagggagagaaaagtgTGCCTTTTCTTgtggcttgattttttttttttaattatagaaatAGTCACTCTCTTTCTCTGGGCAAAGTTGGATTTCAGGTAATGAACTGTGAATTTCGATAATGAATTTGAttgaaaaactatttattttgattttgctttacTTGCTGGCAAAGGTGCTGCTCTTGCTTCAGCTATCAATGGATCAGTGCATTCTAATAATTCAGTGTGGTCCCTACCCACCACAGCTAGGCTGGCCTTGTCTTTTCAATTGCTGCATCAAATTCAACTTCACATACAGGTGAGGATGGGGATTCCAGCTGTAAATATGCTTACTTTCTTGGGCTACGTATTCCCATGCTTCTTGGGGATTCCTGTAAACACAATTAATTTGGTCCACAATTTTTATACGGTCAGGCATTTTATGCGATTCCATCAAACTGTTCGTGTTCATCCAAGTTACATCACATGCAAGGCTTTGATTACATGGCAAAATCCATTGAGAAGTAGCTCTTTAGTGTTTAAAATCGATCTTCGTGCCCAAGAAGCTAAGTTCCATATATTGCTTTCCATATAGATTTACCCCGCAAGTATTTCGCATTGAGAAATTTCACCcaaagttttttcttcttgtacAAGAACACTCCATCCTAATTTAGTAAGCAAGGCTATGTTTACATCTTTCATTCTTTGAAGGCCAAGTTCACCTGTAGTTGTTTGGCAAATGGTATCCCATGCCTTTGGATATAAAGTATATTATATTGTCCTGTTGCTGCCCCTTTTTCCCCACCAAAATTCTCTAAGGAGTGCATCTATCTTTGAACAAACTGTATTTGGATACCCCGGGGAGGACATGAAGTATACACATGCAGCTATAGATTTGATTAGGCATGTTCTGGAGGCTTGTGAGAGTAGACTTTGCCTCCGTCCTCATAAGTCATACCTCTTTCCACACTTTGCCATATCTCCCTCATTACATAAGAAAGTGCTATTTGACAATTCAACACCTTCAAAGCTGTTCTCTTTCAggcttctaagttctaacttcTCATTTCCAATTTATGCAATTAGTTTCTAATTCAAAGTCGGGAAGAAATATGAGTTCAACAAGCAGAGATTGGACAGTGGCAGCAAGCCTTGGAGCAGTGGAGGCAATGAAAAACCAAGGGATTTGCAGGTGGAGCAATACACTAAGGTCACTGTAACAACATCCCAAGAAGAGTTTCAGATCATATTCTCAGGCCAAGAGGCTCTCTGCTCCATCTTCTTCTGCTATTTCTAAAATGTGATAATACGAAAATGTCCGAGGAATCGCTAAGAAAAGTTATGCAATTGAGCTGCTGGGGTCCTAATTGAACTGCTAAAAGTATTTGTAAATATACAGAATTTTCTTTAAACGATACACATGGTCTACAACATATTTCTTCTAGTATTTGAACCCAAAGTTTTGAAAGTCTATTGAAACATAATGAGAACGTGGAATTAGTACAATTACAATGTAAGAAGTAACCACATGTCACCAACAAGCCCCAAATCTCAAGAAGCAAGCTAAAGAACTCTTAAGAATCAGCAGAAATACTTAATAACATTCAAAATCAgaaaacacaacaaaacaaacatagaCCACCTTCAAACTATTGCAGAAAATTTGGGCGAGACAAGGCTTTCCACATATGTATCTGCATAAAACCAAAACGGAATGTCGACTACCTCAAAATTCTTGCACGTCCCATCTTTTGGATTACACAGAACCAGCTCGTTCCCGTTCTCGTTCTCGTTCTCGTTCCCATCGATTGTCATCAAGATCTTGGATTTTTTCCACAAACACAACGGCTTCACCTCATAACACGGGTCCACGACCAAAATCTTAGTCCAAGAATTTCCCACACCGTACTCCTTCATGACCCAAATATCTCGACGCCTTAGGCCAAAGACAAGATCCATCAAACAAAGGCACCCTTTCAAAGACCCAGTGCTGAAACCCGACACAGAAATTGCCGGTACCGGCATTTCTAGAATCGTATCGGTTTCTAAATCAAAGGCGGCGATGACGCACTCACCTCCGCTGCGACGCTTGAATACCCAGTGGAGAGCGCCGTTGAGATGAGTCCCACATGGAAGTGAGCCCTCCCATACCTCGTAGTGGAAGCCCTCGACCAATTTCCACGTGCTGGTTTTCAGCGAAAACACAGCCACGAGAGGTGCGTTGACGGCCTTGACGAGCTTGTAATCGTCGATAGAGGGAGTGTAACCGAACCCATATGCCAAAATAGCGTGATCGAACCCGTAAGGAGTCGGGGCATCGGGTATTCGGGCAGACTCGTGGGTAGCCGGGTTGAAAACGAAGAAGGTGTTGGGTTGAGACCTAAGGCAGAGGAGGCCGTTGCAAGAACCGATAATTGCAATCGAGAGTTGGTGGTTTTGGTCGAGAGGGAAATAATCGAGAGCGACGGCGACGACGTCGTTTTCGAAAGAGGTTTCGTGGTCAATGGAGTAGAGAGAATTGCCGGAGGCTAAGATGAGTCGCTTGAATTGGGCGCGGTGGAGGTGGGTTTTGACGAAATCGGGATGAGAGATGAGAGTGCGCCATGGCTTGGAGACGCACTTGAATCGGCAGAGAGACTTGACCGGCAGTCGGGACAGTATGTCTACGATGAGTTCACGCGGCAGGTTCGACATTTTCAGCTGCAGAGCAGCGTGCGTGTGAATGTGTATTTATGTTCTTACCACTAATGCCACgagcataaattaaaagattaTCCGTTCGTTTTGGtcccatttatttttattgaaattgaaaattgaaaattgaaaatattgtaacaaataatttttaaatatgtgtatATTTATGTTCTTACCACAAATGCCATGAGCGTAAATTAAAAGATTATCAATTCGTTTGggtacaatttatttttgctgaaattgaaaactgaaaatattatagcaaaataatttttaaatgtataaatagtaccgtaaaacccatttttaatatttttttttcgaatAAAGTGGCTGTGGGTCCTATAAACAGTACGTAAATAGTGCTGCTACAGTGCGTGAATAGTATTGTGAATAGTGATAAACagtattttttctcaaaaagcAGAAAATGCgtgaggaaaaaagaaaaagaaaaagaaaaagaggctGAAAACATAAACGTGGAAACACAAATGCGGATCCAAACACTCACTctacataaaagaaaagaaaaggaaatgaaatATTAATTGAAGATTCTGTTATTGACAAATACATAAAAGTTTTACaacttaaattataaaaaatttaataaaaaaatttaaatatattaataaaaaaaataaaaacatacaaatatatttccttctattaaaaaaatgaaaaggaaaaaagaaattaataagagataaaatgagaacaaaaagaagagcTACTATACAGTGGTAGCTTTCGCTTCACATTGTGTCTTGGGTGGCCACATAACCATTCtaacttggaaaaaaataattattatatataaattttaaaaaattcatgatttttttattcttaaaaaaaaaattgtcaccaCCTAAATTCTTTTAGAGCtaacataattaaactttgaacaaagtttggaaacaaatttgattgtagTCTTGTAGACTAAGATAACAATtccactcaattttttttattgtatgtgaattttgacaaatccactattggattgcattttttttttcctaatattttccatacttgcaaaatttaaagaaaatcaaagatcaatatctatgttatcaattaaatgtttaaattttgaatttttgtagtctaaaattatatataaaaattaagtttatggattgaatattaaataacatccaattagtatgaaatttgatatgttttaagaacataaagaacatacaattcaatggttagattttcaaaatacgtagccatgttaatttgtttagtgaaagTTGTAGCTTTAGGCTATAACTAAGTTTGTAGCTAGattttgttcttaaactttGGTTCTCTTAACAATATATCAAGTCTtgacaaacaaaaagaaaaggctcaagacaaattttatttaactaaaattttgaaagagatgtagtTTCTAGAATTGATAAAGAGACTATTAtacaatgatttcaaaataaaaaataaaataaaaaaacacattcctaagtgtgcgtttgtttGCACTTTTAGGAGCTGAAAATGCCCATATTacaaaaagttaaagaaaaattgcGTTTGGCTcagcccaaaacgcaactttttgataaaagttgcgttttgggtcCAGGCAAAAAATGCGTTCAAAACGCGCAATATTTATGGACCGCAGGAggtccataaatcaaaatgTGCATTCGCGTTTGAACTATTATCGTTGGGCTGATGGTGAATTACGAAAATACCCATAAAAATTCCAGTTCTCTCACGCCTGAAGCCTCACGcccctcatctcatctctctgctctccCTTTGCACGAAGCTCCTCTCATGCCTCCCATctcaagcataatcaaaatacaaactcaaaaacataatcttaaaattaatcaaaccacaacaataaaagcaaaaaaattcttgctCTCATAAAACTGatataatttaaacaacaaatctaaaatcaaaacaacaacaatagcaaatcaagaacggaaaaaaaaaattagaacaacaataaatgatcaagaaaaaaaaaatagaagccgATATGACCCCTGGTTGCATGCACTCTGTAGTGAGGAGGAGGAGCAGCGGTGGCGGTGTGGTGGAGGAAAGGCGATTTCTCCTCTCTCCATGTGTGTCTgtgtgtttgaactttgaagataATGACACCAAAAAGGCAAGCAAGATTATGGAATCAAATATCACAAAGAGAGCTAGGGAATTTATGGAAtcaagtaggaaaaaaaaaaaaaagagagagttggAGAGCTTCTAGAATCAAGTggaagtaaaggaaaaaaaaaaaaaaaagaaaaagaaagaatgaggGAGCTTCTGGAAAgtggaagtaaagaaaaagaaaaaggaaaggatgTGGACAATGGTATACGTGTGTGATGGACAaaatgca of Quercus lobata isolate SW786 chromosome 8, ValleyOak3.0 Primary Assembly, whole genome shotgun sequence contains these proteins:
- the LOC115954606 gene encoding uncharacterized protein LOC115954606; protein product: MSSTSRAWTVEAMKDQGICRWGNALGSLQQHAKNSVGSYSQAKKLSTPSSSAISKKYKCDNTKESEESLRKVMYLSCWGPN
- the LOC115954670 gene encoding F-box/kelch-repeat protein At3g06240-like, which produces MSNLPRELIVDILSRLPVKSLCRFKCVSKPWRTLISHPDFVKTHLHRAQFKRLILASGNSLYSIDHETSFENDVVAVALDYFPLDQNHQLSIAIIGSCNGLLCLRSQPNTFFVFNPATHESARIPDAPTPYGFDHAILAYGFGYTPSIDDYKLVKAVNAPLVAVFSLKTSTWKLVEGFHYEVWEGSLPCGTHLNGALHWVFKRRSGGECVIAAFDLETDTILEMPVPAISVSGFSTGSLKGCLCLMDLVFGLRRRDIWVMKEYGVGNSWTKILVVDPCYEVKPLCLWKKSKILMTIDGNENENENGNELVLCNPKDGTCKNFEVVDIPFWFYADTYVESLVSPKFSAIV